Proteins found in one Brachypodium distachyon strain Bd21 chromosome 5, Brachypodium_distachyon_v3.0, whole genome shotgun sequence genomic segment:
- the LOC100833550 gene encoding uncharacterized protein LOC100833550 yields the protein MVISRVALLLLVCAAARPASAGDGLLQNGNFECAPDVSQMNGTRVTSPYAIPSWESTGCVEYIQSGTTQDNGMVLAVPEGAHAVRLGVDSSVRQQLTVTAGAYYSVTFSAARTCAQSEKLSLSVIPCSPDHAPSALPIQTVYSTSGWDSYSWAFLATQDGAVTLVIHHADDGVDDPACGPILDAVAIKTLTVPNPPCQEGGSNMLRNGGFEEGPYMIPGSAACGVLVPPMDEDDVSPLPGWMIMSYSKAVKYIGSDHFAVPSGTRAVELVAGVEAALVQEVDTVPGSACRMEFSVGDAGNGCAACETESAPGLGMRVTAAAAEGSTSVAHCSKGDGGSGWERGVLEFKAVEKRTRVVLFSAGYHTRSDGSGTLCGPVVDDVSLVCAASSAPPPAQRRRLLRR from the coding sequence GCCTGCTCCAGAACGGCAACTTCGAGTGCGCCCCGGACGTGTCCCAGATGAACGGCACGCGCGTGACGAGCCCCTACGCCATCCCCAGCTGGGAATCCACGGGCTGCGTGGAGTACATCCAGTCCGGAACGACCCAGGACAACGGCATGGTCCTGGCGGTTCCCGAGGGCGCGCACGCCGTGCGGCTGGGCGTCGACTCCTCCGTCCGGCAGCAGCTCACCGTCACCGCCGGCGCCTACTACTCCGTCACCTTCAGCGCGGCGCGCACCTGCGCGCAGTCCGAGAAGCTCAGCCTCTCCGTCATCCCCTGCAGCCCGGACCACGCTCCCAGCGCGCTACCCATCCAGACGGTCTACAGCACCAGCGGCTGGGACTCCTACTCCTGGGCCTTCCTCGCGACGCAGGACGGGGCCGTCACCCTCGTCATCCACCacgccgacgacggcgtcgacgACCCGGCCTGCGGGCCTATCCTCGACGCCGTCGCCATCAAGACGCTCACCGTCCCCAACCCTCCTTGTCAGGAAGGCGGCAGTAATATGCTGAGGAACGGGGGGTTCGAGGAAGGTCCTTACATGATCCCTGGCAGCGCGGCGTGCGGCGTGCTCGTGCCGCCCatggacgaggacgacgtgtCGCCGCTCCCGGGGTGGATGATCATGTCCTACTCCAAGGCGGTGAAATACATCGGCTCGGACCACTTCGCGGTGCCGTCGGGGACCCGCGCCGTGGAGCtggtggcgggcgtggaggcggcgctggtgcAGGAGGTGGACACCGTGCCGGGGTCGGCATGCCGGATGGAGTTCTCCGTCGGGGACGCCGGCAACGGGTGCGCGGCCTGCGAGACGGAGTCGGCGCCCGGCCTCGGCATGCGCgtgacggcggccgccgcggaagGGAGCACCAGCGTGGCGCACTGCTCCAAGGGCGACGGCGGATCAGGGTGGGAGCGCGGGGTGCTGGAGTTCAAGGCCGTGGAGAAGCGAACCCGTGTGGTGCTGTTTAGCGCGGGCTATCATACCAGGTCTGATGGCTCCGGCACGCTCTGCGGGCCTGTTGTCGATGACGTCTCGCTCGTCTGCGCGGcttcgtccgcgccgccgcctgctcaaCGCCGCCGGTTGCTTCGTCGGTAG